One Mustelus asterias chromosome 29, sMusAst1.hap1.1, whole genome shotgun sequence DNA segment encodes these proteins:
- the idh3a gene encoding isocitrate dehydrogenase [NAD] subunit alpha, mitochondrial — protein MAVWRRAVCRILGALKSPRPISRRMSDVRTVTLIPGDGIGPEISEAVVKIFDAAEVPIRWEERTVTAIQAPSGKWIIPPEAKESMDANKIGLKGPLKTPIAAGHPSMNLLLRKTFDLYANVRPCISIEGFKTPYSGVDLVTIRENTEGEYSGIEHVIVDGVVQSIKLITEDASRRIAEFAFEYARNNKRSTVTAVHKANIMRMSDGLFLRKCREAAENCKDIKFTEMYLDTVCLNMVQDPSQFDVLVMPNLYGDILSDLCAGLIGGLGVTPSGNIGANGVAIFESVHGTAPDIAGLDLANPTALLLSAVMMLRHMELHKPAQKIETACFETIKDGKVLTKDLGGNSKCSEFTGEICRRVRDQD, from the exons ATGGCGGTGTGGAGGAGAGCG GTTTGTCGTATATTGGGAGCATTGAAGAGTCCCAGGCCCATCTCCAGGCGCATGTCTGAT GTACGGACAGTAACATTAATCCCGGGTGACGGCATTGGCCCAGAGATTTCTGAGGCCGTGGTGAAGATCTTTGACGCTGCTGAA GTTCCTATTCGTTGGGAAGAGAGGACGGTTACAGCTATCCAAGCACCCAGTGGAAAATGGATCATTCCCCCTGAAGCTAAAGAATCCATGGATGCAAACAAGATCGGATTGAAAG GACCTTTAAAAACTCCCATTGCTGCCGGACATCCTTCAATGAACTTGCTCCTTCGCAAGACCTTTGACCTTTATGCAAATGTGCGTCCCTGTATATCTATCGAAGGTTTTAAGACGCCATACAGCGGTGTGGACCTTGTTACAATTCGAGAAAACACAGAAGGAGAATACAGTGGCATAGAACATGTG ATTGTTGATGGGGTGGTACAGAGTATAAAGCTGATCACCGAGGACGCCAGCAGACGCATCGCAGAGTTTGCGTTTGAGTATGCGAGGAACAACAAGAGGAGCACGGTTACAGCCGTACACAAAGCCAACATCAT GCGAATGTCAGACGGACTTTTCCTCAGAAAATGTAGAGAGGCAGCAGAAAATTGTAAAGATATCAAGTTCACAGAAATGTACTTGGATACAGTCTGCCTTAAT ATGGTGCAGGACCCCTCACAGTTTGATGTCCTTGTAATGCCAAACCTCTATGGGGATATTCTAAG TGATCTTTGTGCTGGACTGATTGGAGGGCTGGGAGTTACACCAAGCGGCAACATTGGAGCAAACGGAGTGGCTATCTTTGAGTCT GTTCACGGTACCGCGCCGGATATTGCTGGTTTGGATTTGGCAAATCCCACCGCCCTCCTGCTAAGCGCCGTGATGATGTTGCGACACATGGAACTCCACAAACCAGCGCAAAAAATAGAAACTGCCTGCTTTGAAACAATCAAGGATGGAAAG GTGCTGACCAAAGATCTAGGAGGCAATTCGAAATGCTCTGAGTTCACCGGTGAAATCTGTCGAAGGGTGCGGGATCAAGACTGA